One Styela clava chromosome 4, kaStyClav1.hap1.2, whole genome shotgun sequence genomic window, CTTGTCTGTTCCTCTTTCTCCACTGACGGAACTTGTGAAAGACAGAAAACTACTGCTTGATACTgtttttgcaataataaaagGCCCTAAACTCACTTCCATGCTGCCAGATATATTAAAGCTAATGCCTTTAGAGGAAATCAAAAAGCTTTGTGGGGAACAGTTGGATGTTATGTCATCCAAAAGGGTTCTTCATACATTATCTGGGACTGTAATGGTGTCATCATCTGGTACTGATTCATCGGATAATGAAGAGCATGATTGCCAACCTGCAGTAGATGCTGCAGAAGCACTACCTTTACCAATAAAACAGGAGCATAGTCTTCAAGCTAATTTTGTTGACTCAACAACAAGCGACCAACCCTCAGTCGGACCTTCAATGCTTTTCCCATCTGCACTCAGTACAGCACAAGCTACAATGATAAACCAGAATACTCTGGGTAGAGAAATAGTTGATGACGATACTGACCAAGACTCTGTGTCAATATCAACTCAGCCAAACTTCATTTATATGGATGACCTATCCCATTCAAGTTCTGATACAGAAGAGGGGGAAGTCCAAACGTCAGATGAAGAACATGAAATAGTAGAACACGAGGACGATGTAATTGTGGTTCAGGTACTAACTTAATACAATTAGATTAGGACTATGCATTTGTCCcacaattttccattttttgtaATTCATTGATGGATTACCATATTGTATTCTGTAAAAATTTGCTTTAGAGTTGATGATAATTTTGTCGTCTCGTCTGCTAGGCCAATCAACgaaataaagttgaaatatttttcataaccTTCTAccataaatataacaaaaaacagGTATACCATCGCTACAAGTAAAACatcaatttaacattttttaccaatatattttttacagtaatattgtgaaaaaaatattgagaaaattatttttcagttgCACATGTTTCATTAATATTCATTGGCGAGTTTTCATTATTGATGTTTATTCCATTTGTTTACaatcactttttttttcaggatGACCAAGAGACAAATAATCCCAATGAGGAAGATGTTCTTGTTGAAGTTGAAGAATTACTTGATGAAGATTATAACAATAAATTGGAAGATGCTGCTGAACATTCTCAACCAaacaaaaatagaagaaaagtATCAGTAAAAAAAGTACGCAAACAAAGCATAGACAGCGAAAGCCCACAGACTAGCAAACTGCCCAAAAACTCTGATAGTATTTTACCGGTAGAAGACAGTACTCACAAAGATGATGATCCACATTGTGATCCTAGTGAGCAAAATACCAAAGTAGAAAACTCGAGCGACCCACATGCTGGTAAATCCCAGCTGGAGATACTAGAACTTGAGCTCAGAGCGCGAGCTATAAGATCTCTTATGAAAGCAGCACAATCAGGAAAACTGAAGCCTATTACTAAATAACTCTGTCTGAATTTTTGTTGTCTTGTTTTTACCTTCTTCAATGCCTTgctgaaaataaagaaaacttgAAATTGAAGTCTATTCAACAAATGTATTTCGAGCCTATGTAACTGTAGCTAGGTGACTAATGGTGGCTGCCAAGGAGTTTTTTCTGAATGCAGGCGCTGAGACATCAATCGAAAATTGCGCAGGCTTATGACACTTAAGTTTTAGTTAGTTCATCTTTTGCTGACCAGTATTTTTTTGGAAAGAGCTAGAATCTAGCCACCTCACTGTCTCTGTTCTACTCCGAAGTTACACAATTATTGAGCACAGATTGAAAACGATAACACTGTTCTGTGCGAGGCACTCTTTCTgaactgaaaaatataattGCAGCTTTACACATTCAGAGAGTTCCTTCTTGAAATGCGATAACAAATGACAAAAAGATGATTGCatgcacaaaaaaaaaagttcaccTTTCTGCTGGCATGCATATGTAATCACTTTCTGTGAATTCACCTTGTTCTGACCTACTGCCCGACtctctttttaaaaatatatattcaagcaTCTTTCCTCCTTTTTATTGAGTAATTGGAGAATTATATTCTTCAAACTGATTTTCACAATACAAAAATGGTGTAgtagttaaacaaaaaaatctatATTCCAACGATAAGTTAGATCTCTAAAGCCAGCCCCCACCACAATCTCGTCTATGTATAGGAACagagtataaaaaaaataaaatgattgcaaAATGATTGcacatcaaatatttttcaacaacatGATATGAGAATATCGATTGAAACTGCAGTTTccattcatgactctatagtgacaccgcatGTCCCATCGCTGATTATATGacacaattcatccaaaatcaataggcttctggtccgagatatgatgaatgcacatgcgatatttgaagcagattcaacctcgccttcgtgagatattgcgttctaacagacagaaaaatacctatcaacatacttaccaatcttaagatcgataagtaataacatttGTAATTTACTGTAAAATGACACGTGATTGGAACCTACCGATTGTGTATGTTAATCGTAAGTACAGTCCAACTAACAAAACACAACTATAAAAGTTGCTCTTGGAGATATAAGAGGTAATAACCTCAAGACCAAATAACATTTTCTTAACTTACTCTGTCCGAACCATTTCCAGTTTCACGGACTACAGCTAATTGATGTACTACAAAAGTTATTTCAATAAGCATGTAGCAAATACTTGGGAAAAGCCAGACATGTGTTGTGCATGAGTTTAAACACATTCATTGTGCTTTATTTGCCAACTCACTCTTAAACCATTTGAAAGTAGTTCATTGTGTATTAGTGTACATGCTGTAACATTCAGTACACATTATCGATGCCGCAAACCCTTCAAAGTTTTTGCCACAACCGGTTGATGAACTCTGATCTAGGATGATCGTTTCGCCACAATATACAGAAGATTTCGGTCTTATAAGCATTGTCATACTGGTAGTGGATGCTTCATAACATATCTTGGACATTCAACTTTAATTATATTCGAAGTTCTGAGATTTCGCATTGTGAAATGTCCTTCCATTGATCCACCTGGAGATCTGAAATAAGTTCGACTCATCCATGAGTACTTAGAACCTGAAACAGATTTATTTTGCATActgaaaatattactttttccaACTAGGCAAGAATTAGGATTGGAGCTAGTAGTTGTAAATTGGAAGTACCGTTTTGTAgacgggcccatattttttcaaccaactcactaaccgggcctttattcaaaccggcccttattcaagcacgggcgcttgttattttcgatcgttacaataattaatatattgttatttccggttctcaagtatgatttaattGAGAATAACACAATTTTCGACTTTTCCTatgcaccgcaggtacaaatccgaaaaagaagaaaagttttgcgacgccctatcaatattgaaacgacgcccagtttgagaagcatggtgttacgtaatcaacgctatctgttatgtacttggacgcctaaggcgcgagtgttatctaccggcgccgagctgaaaaatcagcttttacattgggcgggtattcaagcaccggccctcatttaattttatgttctgttcacacgggcggctattcaaacgagcccttaatcaagatcgggcggtaaaacgagcatatacagTATGTACTTTTTAAGATCCTATGGCCTGTTTTCGTCTTTTTAGTAAGGAATATCAATGCCGCAACTGCAAGCAAAAAATTTCTCATTATCCGCATTATGCCACGCAGCAAACACCATGTAAAAATCGGAAAGCTCAGTCAGAACTCTCCTGATGGAGGCTTtgtgttttgaaatttcaacaatttagcgttcaaaaaatgtaatttcAGGGCATTCCTACCAGGTTTCATCACAGGAAATTCACCAACAACTCCTGGCCCACTGACTTTCTCCTCTTTTCCATCCGCGAAATGCTTGATAATCCAATGCCTTTCCAACAATCGACACGAATCTGCTGGTTTGGCATCTTCATCCATAGACATTCTAAAAGTTAAACACACGAGATAGATAGGTAGTCAAGGTAGGTACAATTTTCTTGTGTTTCCTATTACAAATACTTACGTAATTCTATATTCAAACAGCATGTTTTTATGTGCCAATGCCTGTGAACGCGTCCACCCAGCTTTCACTGTTATCGGTCCTGTTTGAGCAACAAATTCAGGTTCATAGTCATACCTGTTATGAGAAGGGCTTCAAGAAATTATACTGCTAGTGCTATATGCATGACCTAGTTGTAATTAGACCTTGATAATATTCCAATAGAGTTAAAGTTTTCATGTTCAAAGACCAATTTAGAAGCTCCCAGGAAATAtcccaattcattttaaattaatagtTTATCATTTATAACAAGACAGAAGTAGATTTCCAAATGGCTATACATGGAGTAATAATCAAATCATGAACACAACACGATAGTtgctaaattgaaacataatactgattcttttattttaatCGGTGCATTTCCAAACAAGATATCTAAACGCAAGATGgtacaatcatatatatatatatatataccttaaAATGAGACCACCATCAATGTGATATCGACCAAAACTAACTTTCTCAACATAATCCAAAAACCATTCTTCAAAAGAATTGAAAGCAGAAAATATTTGGTTCTGGAAAAAAATCATTCATTCCAAtataataacgagaatatcggtcagagaccgaagacttatcgatcgaaagttaggggatcccccaaaacagcgctcttactccatagtgacaccttatgtcccatcactaatttaataactcgctaattatacgacataattcatccaaaatcaataggcttctggtacgacatatgatgaatgcacatgcaaaatctggagcagattcaatctcgctttcgtgagatatcgcgtgcatctaacagacagacagacaaatacctatcaacatacttatcgataagtaataataacaaaattaattggTACAGAGATTAGTGTTTGTACGAGTAGATATACTTGATCTGGGTGAAGGCATggaaatgtttcaaaaaatgtcaTCTTTTTTTGAGAAATCAGTGTGACCTattgtatttttaataatatcctTTGCTGTCCAGTGTTAAAATTAGGGCCAAATTGTTAATTCATTCGAGTGAACAACAAAATAGCTCTTATCGGCAACAGCTAGATGAGAATCACAAATCCCAGTTGCTGTTGTGAAAATATCAAGGATATAACACATCAACAGGCCCCAGGGTCTTCACATATCCAAGTTCCAATCTATCATTGAGTTCAGTGcagagaaaaatacataaactaCCTAATACAAATGCACATACCGCAGATGTCCAAACTACCGAATACGGTTTCGGAGCACCTTCCATATGTGTCACTTCTTTCGAGATAGTGTGTGGAAGAACCAAGCAATAATCAATTCCACAGTTTGTATCACACAACGTCAATAGTTGAGAATTAACGTCCGATTTtcttaataaaaattatattcaatagTGTATATTGTAGCATACATTGGGACATGCAATGATGGTAATTATTTTGAGCAATGTTACAAGATCTGACAGGCAACTTTGTAATAACTTCATAGAAAAAAATGCTGCAGTTGATCaaacaattctttttttgtAACTATCGTTGACTAACAGAAAAGCAGAATGAGAATTTTATATGAAAGGATAGGCTAGAGAGCAACATAAACATTTCAGCTATTTCAAAATTACACATCATCTAAATTATGCATACTTACTCTAGATGCGGATGGACTTGTGTGAGGCAAGGTAGTGAacgaaatatataattgtttaaATCAACTGCGTATACGTTTGCAAAACTTCCAAATAATCTGTAAAATTGATATTAACAAATTAAAACGAAGAACAatacatattttagaatatagCGGGTCACGGATACATAAAAatttgggtgctccagaagtatgcgcaccaagatgtcgcacaacctgaatccaaaccgatacacacatactatgttcaggttttgcgcatcttggtgcgcatacttctggaggtccaaaatTTGCGTGGAGCAATCAATTAAAATCTTGTACAAGATTGTCTGATTCTacttttcattgatattttgttATAACAACTTgattaataattaattttacaCCATTGCCTAATACATGATATTGATGACGAACCACTTAGCGAACAAAATTCTCCATACCCTGGAGTATTTGAATCCTGACAATCCTGTCCCCCACATATCCTATAGAATAAGCGCAATGCCTCTGGCAGCTTACATGTATATTCTTCTTCAAATTGATCTAGATCTGATTCACTGAGCCCATCTGCAAAAATTCATAAACTTCTGCTCAATATAAAGTCTTTTGTTAACCAATAAAAACCGAAGCATATATAGGTTGAAAAGACATTGGTTCGACTACTTTTTTCAAGacaaaaagtcaaataaaattaGATAAAGGGGAAATAAAATGTACCTTTTAATGTTGATATAATATTCGGTGAATGAATGCGaagtatatcaatcaaattAGTCCATGAACTGAAGATAACCGGATATGACTGTATATATCGACCAAAATCtttgtaatataaaataaagttttCTTTCCATGTTTCTGAATTTGACTTCCTTCTatataacaaaaatacaaaacaataaatattgacaaattcaccatgatataaaaaacaaaattctgcatatattttttgattttttctatttattatcaAGTCAAAACAACCAAACCTCGCACAAATGGACCTTGAATCAGTTGgggtaattatatttaaaagaaCATTGCAATCTATAGAGCGTTAAGAAAAATTAAAGATTAATTgtctaattttaaattttgtttgaagaTTTAAGTAGCTCAAGTtagaattattgtttttttttttcagggttATATTGTTCTTTCACGGTTAAGTTCTTTCAATCTTAATAAAGTACACAATCAGAATAAAACCTTACTCTGTCAATAACCAGTGCTTTTTACATAAAGTTTTCCAAAGTTGTTCATTTTCTGCAAGTTGCTTACATCGCCAACTTGTGAGAAAAACCCTGCATGAAAGTAAACGAATAAATCAGATAGAAATACAAGAATTTAAAGTTGTCAAAAGATCATAATACAATTTTAGACTACATAATAATTTAGCAGTTTCACTCTCATAGGCAATATAAAAATGGGATtcgattttcaaatttattctcCATATTTATCTCCAACATTCAATGTTTCTGGCCTTGGTGGCCTCTCGTGCATGTCGGATAAGGGATTAGTcagccgttttttttttcagatgcatatACTTCATGGTGGAGAAAGTCGTAACGGGCCAGCAGTGACGTGAACTCCCTACGGCGACAATCTTTTTGATAAGTGTTGAAATCTAATATATGCATTATAAATCTGTCTGTGGAGTGAAATTTTACAATCCACTACCGACTCTTTAGCTGAAAAACATTCAGACTACCTAAATCCtgatgaaatcaaattttgatattaaaaatttcagtgTATGCAAGCTTCCGTTAATAGACTGATACGAACAGAAAGCTAATACTAATCATATGGCTGTATGGCACAGTTAGAAACGAAGTTTAACCCGAAATATATGATTGACTTTCGAAATCATCAATTTATCATACTAAATACTTTTCGTACCTGTTAAGATCGTCAAGTTcaagaaaactgaaaatgtgCAATAAGACTTCATTAGGTAAATCAAGTAATCCTGGTGAGACAGACATCACAACTCGCAGACTTGCAAAGTGAACCTTTGATTCCTgcctattgattttttttaatggaTCCACAATGTGGATTGTTCAATAAGTAAATAATagataaattaattataaatgaAGACATATTGTGTACCAAAAgtgaacaaacataatatacatCAGTAACAATAAGTAACATCAAGATAATTCCATCAGATGTAATATTTCCATTCCATATAATCCAGGGAGTTCCAATAAATTATTCTTTGATTTTgtattagtttatttttaattattcagcatgaaaaaacaaaattttataattaccGGTAGTCACAAGTTATAACATATCATGGCAAGTTcttttgtataataaaattcCTTTCTCactttttctatatttcttcTCATTATAAGTGAGTTTCTAATTTTCataataacattatttatacttggttatgattttgaaatattacagcATCACGCTCCAACCAAATTTTATATCTTGCTGTACAAAATAGCAATATAATAGCATTACATTGTACAATTGATAAATTTGAAGGGCAATGATCATTTAGGTCCAATAAAATGCAagttttgtaattattttttaacacaCAGTTAGTtctgtaattatttttaatgacACAGAAAAGATATAATCATAGACATTCTGTGTAAAAACACAACTTCAAAACAAATGAGACTGCCTATTGATTTGTGTAATTTGATTCCGTCTTGATCTTCAGGTCTTTGTAAACTTTCTAATTTCCAGACGGTAAGTGAAAATAACGGTCACGCTcctgctaatttttttttttttgccaaataagtCCCGATGCcaaacataatttttgtttctCACCTGGCGTGTTTTGTTTATAACTGCGATGGACCGCTGTGAAGCTAGTAgaatttgacctttgtgtgcggCGAGGCGAAAAGGTTAAAATTCTTGGCAGAATTGTAGGCGTGTCATTATTTACAACTGAAAAAATGTAGACAGGTAAAATTAACATAACAAAAAAGgaaagatatttattaaataaaactaaaattaccATTTACAAAGCAAAAGCATTAATTGCTTGATAAAATAAGCATAATAAATAGTTAGcaactaattttttataaatatcccGTGTTGATTATGCctttattcatcaaaattacgtaaagcgaaaaagggttaaattttgcaattttcaaatgttaatagaaatatgttccgctcaagaggcacgcgattttataatttcatatcaaagtagaatatattaagtttatcacacacattgaacctaaaactactcgaacttagaaaagggagtactcccctgttgaagataccccttttcatcaaaattacgtaaagcgaaaaaggattaaattttgcaattttcaaatgttaatagaaatatgttccgctcaagaggcacgcgattttataatttcatatcaaagtagaatatattaagtttatcacacacattgaacctaaaactactcaaacttagaaaagggagtactcccctgttgaagataccccttttcatcaaaattacgtaaagcgaaaaagggttaaattttgcaattttcaaatgttaatagaaatatgttccgctcaagaggcaagcgattttaaaatttcatgtcaaagtagaatatattaagtttatcacacacattgaacctaaaactactcgaacttagaaaagggagtactcccctgttgaagataccccttttcatcaaaattacgtaaagcgaaaaagggttaaattttgcaattttcaaatgttaatagaaatatgttccgctcaagaggcacgcgattttataatttcatatcaaagtaaaatatattaagttcatcacacacattgaacctaaaactactcgaacttagaaaagggagtactcccctgttgaagataccccttttcatcaaaattacgtaaagcgaaaaagggttaaattttgcaattttcaaatgttaatagaaatatgttccgctcaagaggcacgcgattttataattttatatcaaagtagaatatattaagtttatcacacacattgaacctaaaactactcgaacttaaaaaagggagtactcccctgttgaagataccccttttcatcaaaattacgtaaagcgaaaaagggttaaattttgcaattttcaaatgttaatagaaatatgttccgctcaagaggcacgcgattttataatttcatatcaaagtagaatatattaagttcatcacacacattgaacctaaaactactcgaacttagaaaagggagtactcccctgttgaagataccccttttcatcaaaattacgtaaagcgaaaaagggttaaattttgcaattttcaaatgttaatagaaatatgttccgctcaagaggcacgcgattttataattttatatcaaagtagaatatattaagtttatcacacacattgaacctaaaactactcgaacttagaaaagggagtactcccctgttgaagataccccttttcatcaaaattacgtaaagcgaaaaagggttaaattttgcaattttcaaatgttaatagaaatatgttccgctcaagaggcacgcgattttataatttcatatcaaagtagaatatattaagtttatcacacacattgaacctaaaactactcgaacttagaaaagggagtactcccctgttgaagataccccttttcatcaaaattacgtaaagcgaaaaagggttaaattttgcaattttcaaatgttaatagaaatatgttccgctcaagaggcacgcgattttataattttatatcaaagtagaatatattaagtttatcacacacattgaacctaaaactactcgaacttagaaaagggagtactcccctgttgaagataccccttttcatcaaaattacgtaaagcgaaaaagggttaaattttgcaattttcaaatgttaatagaaatatgttccgctcaagaggcacgcgattttataattttatatcaaagtagaatatattaagtttatcacacacattgaacctaaaactactcgaacttagaaaagggagtactcccctgttgaagataccccttttcatcaaaattacgtaaagcgaaaaagggttaaattttgcaattttcaaatgttaatagaaatatgttccgctcaagaggcacgcgattttataatttcatatcaaagtagaatatattaagtccatcacacacattgaacctaaaactactcgaacttagaaaagggagtactcccctgttgaagataccccttttcatcaaaattacgtaaagcgaaaaagggttaaattttgcaattttcaaatgttaatagaaatatgttccgctcaagaggcacgcgattttataatttcatatcaaagtagaatatattaagtttattacacacattgaacctaaaactactcgaacttagaaaagggagtactcccctgttgaagataccccttttcatcaaaattacgtaaagcgaaaaagggttaaattttgcaattttcaaatgttaatagaaatatgttccgctcaagaggcacgcgattttataatttcatatcaaagtagaatatattaagtttatcacacacattgaacctaaaactactcgaacttagaaaagggagtactcccctgttgaagataccccttttcatcaaaattacgtaaagcgaaaaagggttaaattttgcaattttcaaatgttaatagaaatatgttccgctcaagaggcacgcgattttataattttatatcaaagtagaatatattaagtttattacacacattgaacctaaaactactcgaacttagaaaagggagtactcccctgttgaagataccccttttcatcaaaattacgtaaagcgaaaaagggttaaattttgcaattttcaaatgttaatagaaatatgttccgctcaagaggcacgcgattttataatttcatatcaaagtagaatatattaagtttatcacacacattgaacctaaaactactcgaacttagaaaagggagtactcccctgttgaagataccccttttcatcaaaattacgtaaagcgaaaaagggttaaattttgcaattttcaaatgttaatagaaatatgttcggctcaagaggcacgcgattttataattttatatcaaagtagaatatattaagtttatcacacacattgaacctaaaactactcgaacttagaaaagggagtactccccagttgagataccccttttcatcaaaattaccaaTAACAGCTGAATATGGCAAACTTAATTGACTATAACTCTGCGACAAATAAagatataatattcattttgaaatcgatggaaatatatttaaaccGTGCCGTGCCTATTTTGCTCATTTTCACAGAATTGTTGTAAGTTAGCAAGGTAATTGATTGCAGATTTTGTCGATGtgaatattgttaaaattgatCCATCCAACGTCGATTTATTGTGCAAGAAAGAAAGTCAGCTTCTTGGGCCACTATAGTGGTCCGTGGCAGCAAAAGTGTTAGGGCTAACATTTGGCAGGTCGTTAACATATGCATCGCAAATTTTGCTACAAAGgttaataacaaacaatttgttatttttgttttgacgGATACTTGTCCCACGACATTTAAAAGTGAAAGTATAATTCTATAAACCTTGCAGGAGAAGCGCACGACCCCCTCAAATCGTTGATACCCAGGGCCAAAATAATTAGATCCACATTTTAAATA contains:
- the LOC120326035 gene encoding F-box only protein 3-like; this encodes MSVSPGLLDLPNEVLLHIFSFLELDDLNRVFLTSWRCKQLAENEQLWKTLCKKHWLLTERKSNSETWKENFILYYKDFGRYIQSYPVIFSSWTNLIDILRIHSPNIISTLKDGLSESDLDQFEEEYTCKLPEALRLFYRICGGQDCQDSNTPGLFGSFANVYAVDLNNYIFRSLPCLTQVHPHLEKSDVNSQLLTLCDTNCGIDYCLVLPHTISKEVTHMEGAPKPYSVVWTSANQIFSAFNSFEEWFLDYVEKVSFGRYHIDGGLILRYDYEPEFVAQTGPITVKAGWTRSQALAHKNMLFEYRITMSMDEDAKPADSCRLLERHWIIKHFADGKEEKVSGPGVVGEFPVMKPGSKYSWMSRTYFRSPGGSMEGHFTMRNLRTSNIIKVECPRYVMKHPLPV
- the LOC120326452 gene encoding uncharacterized protein LOC120326452, whose translation is MSAFQQAVLAVDPERLEKFSIEMKKNIRQKPKSKRKSPDDKNSRTKRRQKHSNHEREKAKSSKSSSSNTRSENKNSSDRKRTSSHSRSKDHKHERSTPSKAKRPKKFKSKNSVDESDFDPKDLDLSVPLSPLTELVKDRKLLLDTVFAIIKGPKLTSMLPDILKLMPLEEIKKLCGEQLDVMSSKRVLHTLSGTVMVSSSGTDSSDNEEHDCQPAVDAAEALPLPIKQEHSLQANFVDSTTSDQPSVGPSMLFPSALSTAQATMINQNTLGREIVDDDTDQDSVSISTQPNFIYMDDLSHSSSDTEEGEVQTSDEEHEIVEHEDDVIVVQDDQETNNPNEEDVLVEVEELLDEDYNNKLEDAAEHSQPNKNRRKVSVKKVRKQSIDSESPQTSKLPKNSDSILPVEDSTHKDDDPHCDPSEQNTKVENSSDPHAGKSQLEILELELRARAIRSLMKAAQSGKLKPITK